Within the Setaria viridis chromosome 3, Setaria_viridis_v4.0, whole genome shotgun sequence genome, the region CATCCCCTCTCCAGAGTCTAGGCCCATCTCCCGAAGCCGCTGACGCAGGAAGGCGAGTCGACATGGAGGCCAAGAAGAAGTCggccgcttccgccgccgccgctgccggagccggagccgcgccgccgccggctaaCGGGTACTTCAGCGCCGTCTTCTCCTCGTCTCCTGCGGTACCGTCTCTATCACGCCGTCTTTCGGACCCATGTGGTGTCAGTTTTAAGGATTGTTTCGATCTCGCCGTTTGTGGTGATTGGTGAACTGGTGGTGCGATTTGCTTTATCTGTTATAGTGTCGGTTTTCTCATGTTAGTTTTAATTTTGATTTTGGAGGAGTTGTAGGGCTAAGCAAAATCCTATTTGGCCGTTGACATTGTTGTTCTTGGTTTTACCTTCTAGGGGAACGCAAAAGACGCAAAGCAGACGGACTTGTACGCGATGCTGAACAAGCAGAGTTCTAGAGGGCAGAATGGCAGTAGCATCACAGGTAGTTCTGTGCATTCCTGTCAATTTGATATTGCTACTCGATTTAGATTCAGTTCATATgtaaaacaatctttaaacctGTTTGTTAATCATCTTAGCGATCTTGGGCATTAATGTAACTGTGGAAGTTTAATTCGTGCTCCAGATAGCAAATCTCATGGCCGCACTACATACAAGGATGGAAAACATGCCTATCCAAATGAGTCATCAGAATCCCCTTATTTTGGCTCATCCGTGCATTACGGTGGTCGGGAGTTCTACAGTAGCTCTCAACAGAAGCAACCTGCCAATGAACCACCAAGAAATGTATGCAGTTATTTTTATATAATTGTACAGATAGCTTAGATCACTTATGTTTAATATCTATTTTGCATGTTGAATCCAGTATAAAGAGGACAATCCAGATGGCTCTGCTACTAGAGGCGATTGGTGGCAAGGTATGGCACGGTTGTGCGCTAATTTGTACATTATCTTGAGTAGATGAATGTGTATGCACTGACTAGGTTGCACTTTCAGGTTCACTTTATTACTGAATAACCTCCTGTGGGCTCTCCTTTTGTGAACAAAGGTATACCACAGAAAACACACTCCATATTTTCCAATTTGCGATTTCCATCACTTAGTGTTAGCTTAGACTATATGCTTCGAACTCAACAACTGTTTGAAAACGATAGATTGTTGGTCTTTAACATCTTGCTGAACCTAATCATGGGACAAGCAAGATGTGATATGGTAACTAAGTTTCattcaatctttttttttttgtctctagGGATACTTCCCTTGTTCATCTATTCAGTGTCGGTGTCCTATACAAGTCTCAATAACTTCAAAGCATATCTTTATTTTATGTTTGTGTCATTATTCTAGTTCCATTCTAAAATAATCACTAGTCTGTATAAGAATTACTTGTTAGTTGTCGAACCTACACATGATTGCATAATAGTGGGGGCTGACAATGATGGCTGTAAGACAACTGTTAGCTGTCATGAAGTGTAATAAACTTCAATTAACTCGAACAGATCACATCACCACCAGTCTTTTCTCCAAGCCTAGCACACCATCATGATAGGTCACAATTATTCAGGAGTGTTGCACCTGTAGAAAGCGTTTTATCATATAATTAAGATGCCGGGAAGTGTTACCTTTCAAGGAAACACTAGCAGAGGAGTGTTTTGATCTATCCAAAATTAGGAAATACTGTTCCTAAGAAGTCCAGGCAATCGGCATAATGTAATGTTTTGGCATTTTTGCTTCGTTCTTACCATGATATGAGGTTGTGACAAAGGTTACTCCCCAAGAATAAAATGTTTTATGAACTTGCATAGTTTGTCAGATAAGTCATTTCTAAAATATAGAAAAACACTATGAATTCATGATAAAAGGTATCTAAAAAGTACATATACCGGTGATAATGTATAAGGCTGACAATGATACATGGGAGCTTAAGCTATCCAGAACAGCGAACTACGGAGTATTTGGTAACCAGTACTAGCTATGATCAGTAGAAACCTGCTAGACTTGTTACGTATGATGCCTTGTCATTGGCTTCATCCTCTTATTCACATcattttcccttcttctttttcaggaATAAAAGGAGTAGCGCTTGTTGTAGTGTTGGAACTGTTGATACTGAGCCGTCAGGCATCAAAAATCATAGTTGGGAGTTGGCGTCGGGACTACATCCGTCTTGTCGGTGGAGGCAGTATTTAGATGCATCATCTCACCTGGACAGATGTGGGTGTAGGCCGTGTCCTTTTCAGTTCCCTTTTGCCTTTGTGTTCTTGTGGTTTAGGTGCAGTACTGAAACTACTAATGGACTGTTAGGTCAGCAGGGAGTAGTTTCATAAGCAGTTGCCAAAGAGTCGCAGCTCGCAGGATCACCTGCTACATGTACTATGTCTGTGTGTGTGTCTTTGTTCCTGCTATGTTTCAAAATGATTTGGATTGTACATACCCCTGTTCCTAAACTATTGCTCCAAGTTTGGCGAGGGTTTTCTCCTGCAAATTTCATCTCACGGGGGCGCAGCGATTATGTGGGCTGCATACTGGCTGAGGAGGTTTCTCTCTTGGGCTTTTCAGTTGAAGGAACTGTTGTATATAGCCCACGTCGGAGTTAGTGGATCGGATGCTCGGAACTGGGCCGGTGTTGTACTCTGCCTTATGTGTTTCATtagcccgtcgtcgtcgtcctctgtCCCAGTTCCCGACCGGACCTGACCAGGAGCGCCAATGCGACATTGCCCTGGGACTGCGAGGCTGCGCTTTGACCCCGATCAACAACAACATTGGAgcttataaaaaaaacattgaaTAAAAGCTCTGTTGTATTTGTGAAAGTCTTTGGTTGGCTAAAAAACCTTGGATAAGTTTAAGGTGCCAAATTTTTGGTTGGCTACTTATCAGTACCAAATCTCATTGTACCAAGCTGTCAATCTCCCAAGAGCCCCATCGGTACTTCGGTAGAACCATTTTTTAGCCCCAGTTGGCTACTTGTCTCGCGACGGCGCGGTCCTTGGATCCGAACCGATGAACATCGGATAGAAACTGTCTTATACTCCATCGGATAGAAATATCGGATAGCATACAAAAACTTGTAGAACTAACATGAAACCGTGCCAAAAAGCATTACAAACGGAGGGCGGCAAACGGCAAGAGAAATCGCCTCAGGTGCCTAAATACTACGAGTAACACCACGCATCAACAAATCTGGCCAGCGCATCGGTGACGCTGACACGAGGTAATGAGTATACACATCTGAAACCAGCGTGTGCCCTGGATCTTCACAGCTCTGCTGCGACAGCCGTCGTCGGGATGTCGAACACGGCGCTGCCGAGCAACATCCCCTTGACCACCTCCACGCCGGCGTGGTCAGCCTTGGGCATCGTTGCTCTCTTGGCTCCGGGCCCCTTACTGTGGT harbors:
- the LOC117848811 gene encoding uncharacterized protein, whose product is MEAKKKSAASAAAAAGAGAAPPPANGYFSAVFSSSPAGNAKDAKQTDLYAMLNKQSSRGQNGSSITDSKSHGRTTYKDGKHAYPNESSESPYFGSSVHYGGREFYSSSQQKQPANEPPRNYKEDNPDGSATRGDWWQGSLYY